The genomic window GACGAAAGGGACACCGAGGCAATCCGAACGTCTCACTCCACCACGAGCTTGTAGCCCTGGCCGGGCCTGAGCACCGCACCGCGCTGCATGCCGTTGAGCACGAGGAAGCGGTCCACCGCGCGGTCGGGCACGCTCATGCGGCGGGCCAGACCCTCGACGGTGTCGCCCGCTCCGGCGGTGACGATCTGGAGATGGGCCGGCTTGAGGGAGGCCGTCTCCTCCGGCTCGATCGGGCGCAGGCTCTCCAGCCAGCGCCGGAAGGCCGGCTCCGGGTCGGTCGCGCCCTTGGCCGCCATGATCATGCGATAGGTGGTCTCGCCCATGCGGACCGCCGCGAGGCGGAAGGTCCAGTCCTTGCCGCGCGAGAGCGCGGTGACGACGGAGCGCCCGCCGACGATGCGGTTCTCGACCGAACCCGCCTCGATGGCGTCGTTCCAGGTGGCGCGCAGCACGTCCTCCAGGCTGCGGTCGCCGCTCGCCTCGACCTGATCGAACAGCAGGCGGCGGCTGCCCTCCGGCGTGGTGCCGAGCACGGCGTTGCGGGTGTTCTCGATGGCGAAGGCGTCCGGCACCTCGAAGGCGATGCCGAGGCCCGGATGCAGGAAGCGTCGGCCGCGCACCAGCCCCTCGCCGGGATCGTCGCCGTAGGCGAGCCCGTCGATCGCCGCGAGGTAGCGGGCGCGGTCGTCGGCGCCGAGGCCGGGTGCGCCGATGCGCCGGGCGGCACGGGTCACCAGCGCGATGCGCTCGGCGGTGGCCGGATGGGTCGCCAGCATGTCGGGCTCGGCCGCGCTGCCGCTGCCGGCCTTCAGCGCCATGGTGCGCTGGAGCGCGTCGAGGAAGCGGCCGGCGCCGAAGGGATCGTAGCCGGCCTGGGCCAGCACCCGCACGCCGTTGGTGTCGGCCTCGAACTCCTGCTCGCGGGAGAAGCGGGCGAGGGTGAACTTCGACTGGCTCGCCAGTTGCGCCCCCGTCGCGGGATCGTTCAGCACGTCGGCGACCACGCGGCTGACGAGTTGCGAGCGCAGGGCCATCTCGCTGCGGGCGGTGGCGTGGCGCAGGGTCACGTGGGCGATCTCGTGGGCGAGCACGGCCGCCGCTTCCGAGCTGTCGCTGGCGAGCGCCAGCAGGCCGCGGGTCACGTAGAGCCGGCCGCTCGGCAGGGCGAAGGCGTTGACGACGGGCGAGTCGAGCAGCGTGACCGCGTAGGCTTCCTCCGGCCGGTCGCTGGCGCGCACCAGCCGGTCGGTGATCTCGGTGAGCAGCCGGTGGGCGGCGGGCGCGCGATACTCGCCGCCGAAGGAGGCGACGAGTTTGGCATGGTCCGCGTCGTCGGAGCGGGCGCGCCCCGTCGTCTTCGGCGCCTGCTCGGGCACCGTGATCACCGCGGGCGTGAGCACGCTTCCGGTCTGGTCGGCGGCGCAGGCGGCGAGCAGGGCGGCGAACGCGACCGCTGCGCCGAGCCGCACGCCGACGCGCGCAAGCTGGTCCCGGCGGCGCCCCCCCGCGCTCCGCCGCCCCGATTCGTGCTGCCGATCCCCCGTCATGCCGTTCTAGCGCCGCAGCGCCCGCTCCCCCTCGACGACCTCGATCCCCTCGACGCCGGCAAGGTCGATCAGCGGTCCCCGCCCGATCTCGACCCTGCCGCGGATTCTCACGAGGCGGCCCCTCAGCGTGGCCGCCGACAAACCATGTTCGGCAAGGGTCCGCCAAGTGCGTTTCTGCACGGTTACGGTCAAGCCCGTCTCACCCCGGCGGGCGAAGTCCAGATAAGTCCGCCCCGGCCGCTCGCCGACATGGAGGATGCGCCCCTCCACCACGGCGAAGCGCCCGGCGCGGGCGTTCAGCGCCGACGCGTCGGTCGCGGCGACCGGGCCGCCGGACCACAGGCCGCGCCCCGCCGCCCGCGGCACCTCTTCGAGGGCGCGCAGGGAAGGGCGGCACAGGGCGTCCGCCTCGCCGGCATCGGCGGAGGCGAGGCCCGCCGCGATCAGTGCCCCGGCGAGATCGACCGGTTCGGTCCCGCCGGCGATCCCATCGGCGCGGCGGCGGCCCCAGCGATCCTCGGAACCGCGCTCGGTCAGGACGAGCGGCGCGTCGCGGAAGGACAAGAGGCGGCCCCGGGCAGCCGCGTCGAGAGCGGGATCGTCCGGCCAGCGCAGGTCCGAGAGCACCGCCCGGCCTCCGGACGCGAGAATCAGTTCGCCCCGGGCTCCGACCCCGGCGAGGCGATCCTCCCGGGAGGCCGCCGGGCGGCACGACGCATCGGCCCCGGACGGGGCGGCCACGGCCTGGGGTGCGGCGGGGCCGTTGCAGGCCGCGACGAGGCAGACGAGGACCGGGGAGACGCCGCGGCCGGCCCGGCGTCCGTCGGATGCAGAATCGCGCCTGTCACCGGGCCACATCGTCACCGCTCGCGCTCGATCTCCGGTGATGATGGCACGCGAAAAAGGCCCGGATCGCGGCCCGAGGCCGCGATGATTCCTTGGATGCCCCTTGCAAGCGCGGATTGTCGGCGGCTGCGTCCCCCGGGCAACAGAACCGGCGAACCTCCAGATCGCAGCGCGCCGATCCTCGGCCGCTTCGCCAGGGCCATCGCTTGAAGCGATGGCCCTGGTTTTCTTGGCCGGCCTCAGAGCCTGTTTGACCGGCGAACGTGTCTTCGTCAGGCAACGGCAAGGCGAGAGGAAGGTCCTACTCCCATCCTGAACCCTCATCCTGAGGTGCCGGAGCGCAGCGGAGGCCTCGAAGGGTGCTCCAGGAATCACGCGGGATCTGGAGGATCCTTCGAGGCCGCTCACGCGGCACCTCAGGATGAGGGGCGAGATGCGATCACTGCAGTCAAACAGGCTCTCAGTCGCCGGCGCCCGCCTCCGCGGGCTCAGGCTTTCACTCCGCTCGATGTTTTCAGGACGAACGTCCTGAAAACATCGAGCGATGGCCCTGCCGCTTCGCGCCTGAACGGTTGGCGCTCCCGCGCGATGATGCTAAGCCTTGCGTCGACGTCTCCGTAGCTCAGTTGGACAGAGCACAGGTTTCCTAAACTCCATCAAATTGGGCGTCGCGATGGGAAACCGCGCGGCGGATCCGCTCAAATTCGGGGAAAGCTCCCGGCGCTCCGGCGCCCTGCCGATCCCGAGCCAAGCCCGAGGCCTGAAGGCCGCGGGAAGGTGTAGAGACTAGACGGGCGGCACCTAAAGGCTTTTCGCAGGGCCCAGGGTGAAGGGATAGTCCAGGCCACGAACGCGCCGAAAGCGCGGCGGCGAAAGCCGAAGTGGTACGAAACCTGGGGTCGCAGGTTCGAGCCCTGCCGGGGACGCCATTCTTATTCAATTCTCAAGATTGCATCGGATACTTTGTGCGTCCGTAGATTTTCCTGCGACGCCGCACCGCACTTTTAAC from Methylorubrum populi includes these protein-coding regions:
- a CDS encoding M48 family metalloprotease yields the protein MTGDRQHESGRRSAGGRRRDQLARVGVRLGAAVAFAALLAACAADQTGSVLTPAVITVPEQAPKTTGRARSDDADHAKLVASFGGEYRAPAAHRLLTEITDRLVRASDRPEEAYAVTLLDSPVVNAFALPSGRLYVTRGLLALASDSSEAAAVLAHEIAHVTLRHATARSEMALRSQLVSRVVADVLNDPATGAQLASQSKFTLARFSREQEFEADTNGVRVLAQAGYDPFGAGRFLDALQRTMALKAGSGSAAEPDMLATHPATAERIALVTRAARRIGAPGLGADDRARYLAAIDGLAYGDDPGEGLVRGRRFLHPGLGIAFEVPDAFAIENTRNAVLGTTPEGSRRLLFDQVEASGDRSLEDVLRATWNDAIEAGSVENRIVGGRSVVTALSRGKDWTFRLAAVRMGETTYRMIMAAKGATDPEPAFRRWLESLRPIEPEETASLKPAHLQIVTAGAGDTVEGLARRMSVPDRAVDRFLVLNGMQRGAVLRPGQGYKLVVE
- a CDS encoding DNA-binding protein codes for the protein MWPGDRRDSASDGRRAGRGVSPVLVCLVAACNGPAAPQAVAAPSGADASCRPAASREDRLAGVGARGELILASGGRAVLSDLRWPDDPALDAAARGRLLSFRDAPLVLTERGSEDRWGRRRADGIAGGTEPVDLAGALIAAGLASADAGEADALCRPSLRALEEVPRAAGRGLWSGGPVAATDASALNARAGRFAVVEGRILHVGERPGRTYLDFARRGETGLTVTVQKRTWRTLAEHGLSAATLRGRLVRIRGRVEIGRGPLIDLAGVEGIEVVEGERALRR